DNA from Triplophysa dalaica isolate WHDGS20190420 chromosome 9, ASM1584641v1, whole genome shotgun sequence:
TTCACACCACCTCATTCACGTGAATTGCACCACAGGATgtcctatcgcgtctttgcattgacttaatgtgtaaatcactcgcgctaaTCGCGTCATTCACATTTGGTGGGGTTAGGGATTAGATTTTCTGCCTATTTTCGCATCCGTAGCGAGTAGAGAGACACCGTAAAAAAGAGCACTACATACGAAAAAACACATAGGAAAATAttggactgtatgtgcaaagaccttaaaagtttacagagccctgtttacactacagaaaagtgttttgtgtccactGTTACTGTTGAGTAACatgaaaacatggaaaaaacatgttctttagtttGAATACAGCTGGTACATTaagtgtttgtattattaataatacattagaatTGGAGGACAAGGTGATTCACAGCACAGgtgtttattcatgtgttttctGTGGCGGACATTAGGCACTTGGAACAACTCATTTTATTTAAGgtggtacttgatctgaaaagtttgaaaagCGCTGCTTTAAAGCGATAAGCCTTGAGAAACCGTGGTTTACATTTAGAACTTTGGGTCAGTGAGCGTCACTGATCAAGGATGTTTTTCTTCCTCATTTTGTAGCGATTGTGAGTCAGTGGCAGCAGGAGCCGAAGGAGAAAGTGGTGTCTCTCCTGCTGTCTCACCTCCCCCTGCTGCAGCCACGGAACACCGAGGCCAAGTGTGAGTACATGAACCTCCTGCAGAAAGTCTTGAGTCACACCATCGAGAGCAGTCTGTTCGTGGAGGAGAGCCGTCAGCTGCTGTCTTACGCCCTCATTCACCCCGCCACCACCATTGACGACCGAAACTCTCTGGCCATGTGGCTCAATCACCTGGAGGAGCATCTTTCATCGCGGCCGCCCCCGTCCGGACCGTACCAACATGCCCGGCAGGGATCCGACGAGTGGCCGGGTTCCGCAGAGTCCTTGGAGCCGTCGTACGGCTGGCAGGAGAACCTCCCGTCCACGTGCAGCTCGCCGGCCGGGCAGAACGGGCACGTGGCTTTTCCCGGTATGGGCGGCGTTACCTCGCCCGTCAACAGTGCCGGCAACGTGGGCTCAATGGGGCTGCAGGTACAGCCCAGCCCGCTGAAGCCTTGCATGTCACTCACCCCTGCCAATCAGCTCGCCTGcagctctgattggctgaaccAGGAGGAAGGGGGTGGATGCCAAGGGGGTGCGGGAGCAGAACACGCCCCTCTGTCACCCCAGAGCAGCGTTGCATCATCGGGGAGCGAACAGACGGAGGATCAGAGCAACACACGCAACACTTTCCAAGAGGATGGCAGCGGAATGAAAGGTGacgacacacacagacacactcatgtgcacacacacactgatacaaCTCCATTCTTAATTTTCATCttttggttgtgtgtgtgtgtgtttcagatgtgCCGGCATGGCTGAAGAGTCTCCGTCTGCATAAATACGCGACACTTTTCTCTCAGATGACATATGAAGAAATGATGATTTTGACAGAACGACACCTAGAGTCTCAGGTGAGCTCCACcctgtctgtttgtgtgcacatgagtgtgtgtgttgtctgaagtgtgtgtgtgtgctcatgagtgtgtgttgtctgcagtgtgtgtgtgggatcTGACGGCAAGATTTCAGTTGAGAGTAAGTCAGTAGATGTTGTTCCCCCTTTGTAAAGTCAGGGATGACCAAACTACTCACAGCAGGGGAGATGAAGATGAAACTTGTGAGACTtggtttatatattatatttcatttcagtcAATACATCCTCATAAAAacccacattgctcctttaaaagaGAGAAGGAAGGAAATTGTAATCAAATGTAAGTGATGAAGCTCTCACATTCAACGGTCAGAGTTTATTGgttgtgctgtgtttgtgtcttaCAGAATGTGACAAAAGGTGCTCGGCATAAGATCGCTCTGAGCATACAGAAGCTCAGAGAGCGACAGAGTATTCTGAAATCTCTTGAAAAGGTGAATAAGTCCTCTAGAATCTCACTCATGTCAAGAGAAGCGTCCGCTGACTGCAGAAACTCTCCGTTACAGGATATTCTAGAAGGCGGAAACGTTCGCAATGCTTTACAAGAACTACAGCAGATCATCATCACGCCAATCAAAGCTTACATCACACCCACTGCTGCCCAGAAGGAGGTGGAGCCTGGAGTTACACCTGCCAATAAAGCGGCCAATCCCGGCGAGGAGAAGGAAACGGAAGTTTTCCAGACCCACAATCCTCCTCCGTGTGATGGAGAGTCCTCGTCTGCACCCATTTATGACGGAGATATTGCTGGACAGTTCACACGTGTGATGGGGAAAGGTAGTTCATGTTCTTTGGGTTGTgttgttgctgtgtgtgtgttgttcatgttctttgtgttgtgttgttgctgtgtgtgtgttgttcatgttctttgtgttgtgttgtgttcttgCTGTGTTATTCAtgttctttgtgttattttgttgctttgtgtgtgttgtgtggttgatttgtgtttgttgttcatgttctttgtgttgtgttgtgttgttgctgtgtgtgtgttgttcatgttctttgtgttgtgttgttgctgtgtgtgtgttgttcatgttcattgtgttgtgttcttGCTGTGTTATTCAtgttctttgtgttattttgttgctttgtgtgtgttgtgtggttgatttgtgtttgttgttcatgttctttgtgttgtgttgtgttattgctgtgtgtttgtttgtgttgttcattttctttgtgttatgttgttgctgtgtgtgtgtgtgtgtgtgtgtgtgtgtgtatgtatgtgtgtgtgttgtgttgtgttgttgctttgtgtgtgttgttcatgttctttgtgttgtgttgcaatgtgtgtgttaatgtttacctctgtgtgttgtgttgcagtgtgtgtgttcatgtttttctttgtgtgttgtgttgcagtatgtgtgttaatgtttatctctgtgtgttgtgttgcagtgtgtgtgtgtatgttcatgtttatctctgtgtgttgtgttgcagtgtgtgtgttcatgtttttctctgtgtgttgtgttgcagtatgtgtgtgtatgttcatgtttttctctgtgtgttgtgttgcagtatgtgtgttaatgtttttctctgtgtgttgtgttgcagtgtgtgtgtgtatgttcatgtttttctctgtgtgttgtgttgcagtatgtatgttaatgtttatctctgtgtgttgtgttgcagtgtgtgtgtgtatgtttatctctgtgtgttgtgttgcagtgtgtgtgtgtatgttcatgtttttctctgtgtgttgtgttgcagtatgtgtgttaatgtttatctctgggtgttgtgttgcagtgtgtgtgtgtatgttcatgtttttctctgtgtgttgtgttgcagtatgtgtgttaatgtttatctctgtgtgttgtgttgcagtatgtgtgttaatgtttatctctgtgtgttgtgttgcagtgtgtgtgtgtatgttcatgtttttctctgtgtgttgtgttgcagtatgtgtgttaatgtttatctctgtgtgttgtgatcagtgtgtgtgtgtatgttcatgtttttctctgtgtgttgtgttgcagtatgtgtgttaatgtttatctctgtgtgttgtgttgcagtgtgtgtgttcatgtttttctctgtgtgttgtgttgcagtatgtgtgtgtatgttcatgtttttctctgtgtgttgtgttgcagtatgtgtgttaatgtttatctctgtgtgttgtgttgcagtgtgtgagtgtatgttcatgtttttctctgtgtgttgtgttgcagtatgtgtgttaatgtttatctctgtgtgttgtgttgcagtgtgtgtgtgtgtatgttcaagtttttctctgtgtgttgtgttgcagtgtgtgtgtgtgtatgttcatgtttttctctgtgtgttgtgttgcagtatgtgtgttaatgtttatctctgtgtgttgtgttgcagtgtgtgtgtgtatgttcatgtttttctctgtgtgttgtgttgcagtatgtgtgttaatgtttatctctgtgtgttgtgttgcagtgtgtgtgtgtatgttcatgtttttctctgtgtgttgtgttgcagtatgtgtgttaatgtttttctctgtgtgttgtgttgcagtgtgtgtgttcatgtttttctctgtgtgttgtgttgcagtgtgtgtgtgtatgttcatgtttttctctgtgtgttgtgttgcagtatgtgtgttaatgtttttctctgtgtgttgtgttgcagtgtgtatgttcatgtttttctctgtgtgttgtgttgcagtgtgtgtgttcatgtttatctctgtgtgttgtgttgcagtgtgtgtgtgtgtatgttcaagtttttctctgtgtgttgtgttgcagtgtgtgtgtgtatgttcatgtttttctctgtgtgttgtgttgcagtatgtgtgttaatgtttatctctgtgtgttgtgttgcagtgtgtgtgtgtatgttcatgtttttctctgtgtgttgtgttgcagtgtgtgtgttcatgtttttctctgtgtgttgtgttgcagtgtgtgtgtgtatgttcatgtttttctctgtgtgttgtgttgcagtatgtgttaatgtttttctctgtgtgttgtgttgcagtgtgtatgttcatgtttttctctgtgtgttgtgttgcagtgtgtgtgtgtatgttcatgtttttctctgtgtgttgtgttgcagtatgtgtgttaatgtttatctctgtgtgttgtgttgcagtgtgtgtgtgtatgttcatgtttttctctgtgtgttgtgttgcagtatgtgtgttaatgtttttctctgtgtgttgtgttgcagtgtgtgtgttcatgtttttctctgtgtgttgtgttgcagtatgtgtgttaatgtttttctctgtgtgttgtgttgcagtgtgtgtgttcatgtttttctctgtgtgttgtgttgcagtatgtgtgttaatgtttatctctgtgtgttgtgttgcagtgtgtgtgtgtatgttcaagtttttctctgtgtgttgtgttgcagtgtgtgtgtgtatgttcatgtttttctctgtgtgttgtgttgcagtatgtgtgttaatgtttatctctgtgtgttgtgttgcagtgtgtgtgtgtatgttcaagtttttctctgtgtgttgtgttgcagtgtgtgtgtgtatgttcatgtttttctctgtgtgttgtgttgcagtatgtgtgttaatgtttatctctgtgtgttgtgttgcagtgtgtgtgtgtatgttcatgtttttctctgtgtgttgtgttgcagtgtgtgtgtgtatgttcatgtttttctctgtgtgttgtgttgcagtgtgtgttttcatgtttttctctgtgtgttgtgttgcagtgtgtgtgttcatgtttttctctgtgtgttgtgttgcagtgtgtgtgtgtgtatgttcaagtttttctctgtgtgttgtgttgcagtgtgtgtgtgtatgttcatgtttttctctgtgtgttgtgttgcagtatgtgtgttaatgtttatctctgtgtgttgtgttgcagtgtgtgtgtgtatgttcatgtttttctctgtgtgttgtgttgcagtgtgtgtgttcatgtttttctctgtgtgttgtgttgcagtgtgtgtgtgtatgttcatgtttttcctctgtgtgttgtgttgcagtatgtgttaatgtttttctctgtgtgttgtgttgcagtgtgtatgttcatgtttttctctgtgtgttgtgttgcagtgtgtgttttcatgtttttctctgtgtgttgtgttgcagtgtgtgtgttcatgtttatctctgtgtgttgtgttgcagtgtgtgtgtgtgtatgttcaagtttttctctgtgtgttgtgttgcagtgtgtgtgtgtatgttcatgtttttctctgtgtgttgtgttgcagtatgtgtgttaatgtttatctctgtgtgttgtgttgcagtgtgtgtgtgtatgttcatgtttttctctgtgtgttgtgttgcagtgtgtgtgttcatgtttttctctgtgtgttgtgttgcagtgtgtgtgtgtatgttcatgtttttctctgtgtgttgtgttgcagtatgtgttaatgtttttctctgtgtgttgtgttgcagtgtgtatgttcatgtttttctctgtgtgttgtgttgcagtgtgtgtgtgtatgttcatgtttttctctgtgtgttgtgttgcagtatgtgtgttaatgtttatctctgtgtgttgtgttgcagtgtgtgtgtgtatgttcatgtttttctctgtgtgttgtgttgcagtatgtgtgttaatgtttttctctgtgtgttgtgttgcagtgtgtgtgttcatgtttttctctgtgtgttgtgttgcagtatgtgtgttaatgtttttctctgtgtgttgtgttgcagtgtgtgtgttcatgtttttctctgtgtgttgtgttgcagtatgtgtgttaatgtttatctctgtgtgttgtgttgcagtgtgtgtgtgtatgttcaagtttttctctgtgtgttgtgttgcagtgtgtgtgtgtatgttcatgtttttctctgtgtgttgtgttgcagtatgtgtgttaatgtttatctctgtgtgttgtgttgcagtgtgtgtgtgtatgttcaagtttttctctgtgtgttgtgttgcagtgtgtgtgtgtatgttcatgtttttctctgtgtgttgtgttgcagtatgtgtgttaatgtttatctctgtgtgttgtgttgcagtgtgtgtgtgtatgttcatgtttttctctgtgtgttgtgttgcagtgtgtgtgtgtatgttcatgtttttctctgtgtgttgtgttgcagtgtgtgttttcatgtttttctctgtgtgttgtgttgcagtgtgtgtgttcatgtttttctctgtgtgttgtgttgcagtgtgtgtgttcattacactttacatttagtcatttggcagacgcttttatccaaagcgacttacagtgcacttattacagggacaatccccctggagcaacatggagtaaagtgtcttgctcaaggacacactggtggtggctgctgggattgaaccagcaaccttttgattaccagttcagtggtttaacccactagaccaccatctccaatacgttcatgtttttctctgtgtgttgtgttgcagtgtgtACTCAGTTGTTGGTCTCCAGGCCGGATGAGGAGAACATCAGCTGTTACCTGCAGCTCATTGAGAAGTGTCTGACACATGAGGTGAGATGCATTTTACAGTCGACCTCGCTGATGTGCGCTATGCTCCGTGTGTGTTCATCTTTTTCTCGTTTGTATTGTGTCTTCATCAGGCATTTACAGAGACGCAGAAGAAGAGGCTTTTGTCATGGAAACAGCAGGTCCTGAAGCTGCTCCGCCTCTTTCCAAGGAAAGCTGTGATGGACAGCGGAGTGTACCGGAGAGGGTGTGTGTGCGCTTGCATACAGCCTGTCGCTCGCTCTCGTGTGTTTGATTCTGACGTGTGTGTTTGCGCAGGTGGCCAGCGTACGGCTCCAACTCTCTGCCCACAGCTGGTTCTGTGAGCGCGGGTTTGGGCCGGCGGGCACAGCGTCCGTTCCAGATGCCCCCGCGTGGAGGAGCTCCTGCCCCCCGGAGCATGGGACTGATGACTGCCGGTGGTCTGACGGGAGCTTCACCTCGACACTCGCTCACCAGCCCTGCGGCCGTCACGGCACAGGGACGACAGGTCAGAACAACACACAATACTGGTGAAGTGACTCTAGTGCGAGGAGAAGAGAGGTGAACTACCTGACCAAACATCAAGAGTACGTCACTGTGTTTCAGAATTTGTGGTTTGGGAATCCAGGCGGCAGTAACAGCATGCCGAGCCAGAGCAGAAGTTCTGTTCAGAGGACGCACTCGCTGCCCGTGCACACGTCTCCACACACCATGCTTCTGTTTCAACAGCAAGGTACTGACACACTTTCGCCCCCCAAAGGTAAAGTTACATGTGTTTGGCGTGTTATTAGTttctcatgcatgtattagacacgtaaaatgacacaaatgaaagtgtgtgaaGAAAAGATGCATTCAATGTAAAAGCGAATGAAACAcctggtgtaaccacacccccacaaatctacatccattggtggtctgatttgactaagaccgcccaaatgtatatgcaagtaaggtggtgtacctgtcagtacagtttaagaggaacctgatgttccaaatatggtcagaggcgtcaCATTTCCCTCACACACTTAGaatattccaccaatcactacacactcgtgaactgaccaatcagagcacaccttaCTTTTctgtgacccctttaagagctcCATGTGAGAGCTAGTCTGACCTATGAGTCCAAGCGTGCACGGCttaatacaacacacacacacacataaacaaggCAACACCGAAAAGAGAACACTGGCTTACGACAGGAGCACATCAAACATGTATGTGTTGTTACGTTAGCAGAAGCACTTTGTCTTTGGCTTTTTTATGTCGAGAGTCAGTGTAAGAGTGTCAGATGTTAGCATGTGGTTTAAGTTTCAGTGTCTGATTTCTGATTTCTGCCAACTTATGTTTGTTCCCAGAATGCCAATTGCCAGGAACGGATTTGGAGATCAACCCCACTCTGGAGTCTCTGTGCCTCAGCATGACGGAGCACGCTTTAGGAGGTACGACCAATCGCAGCTCTTTCATTTGCGGTCATATCTCACTCAATTTGCAAcggtctgtctgtgtctctgtttGCAGATGGAATGGACCGAACATCAACGATATGAAAACAAACCCCGAGGCCGCCACCGAGTCGTCTGCCCCAGTAGCCCGACACACACGCTAACAGCGAGCCAGCGTTAGCAGTCACTACAAAACCACACCAAACTAACTGTGTATATGTGCTCTAATATTTTTCTACTTTATTGTACTAAGTTTATTATAAATGGAATACAAAAGAACTATTATATTGGCGGGAAAGACCGAAGCTCGCAGCTGA
Protein-coding regions in this window:
- the LOC130429044 gene encoding protein Smaug homolog 2 codes for the protein MMFRDQVGILTDWFKGWNECEQTVALLSLLKRVSRTQARFLHICLDHWLADCTEIHILEAEANNAAIVSQWQQEPKEKVVSLLLSHLPLLQPRNTEAKCEYMNLLQKVLSHTIESSLFVEESRQLLSYALIHPATTIDDRNSLAMWLNHLEEHLSSRPPPSGPYQHARQGSDEWPGSAESLEPSYGWQENLPSTCSSPAGQNGHVAFPGMGGVTSPVNSAGNVGSMGLQVQPSPLKPCMSLTPANQLACSSDWLNQEEGGGCQGGAGAEHAPLSPQSSVASSGSEQTEDQSNTRNTFQEDGSGMKDVPAWLKSLRLHKYATLFSQMTYEEMMILTERHLESQNVTKGARHKIALSIQKLRERQSILKSLEKDILEGGNVRNALQELQQIIITPIKAYITPTAAQKEVEPGVTPANKAANPGEEKETEVFQTHNPPPCDGESSSAPIYDGDIAGQFTRVMGKVCTQLLVSRPDEENISCYLQLIEKCLTHEAFTETQKKRLLSWKQQVLKLLRLFPRKAVMDSGVYRRGWPAYGSNSLPTAGSVSAGLGRRAQRPFQMPPRGGAPAPRSMGLMTAGGLTGASPRHSLTSPAAVTAQGRQNLWFGNPGGSNSMPSQSRSSVQRTHSLPVHTSPHTMLLFQQQECQLPGTDLEINPTLESLCLSMTEHALGDGMDRTSTI